Within the Prochlorococcus sp. MIT 1300 genome, the region TCGCAAAGTCTTCTACATATTTTTCAGGCTCAACAATCATTAAATGAACATCAAGAGGTTTTGATGTGACAGGTCTCAGGGCTTCAACAATGAGAGGGCCAATGGTGATGTTGGGAACAAATCTCCCATCCATGACATCAACATGAATCCAGTCTGCACCTGCCTCGTCGACTGCTTTTACTTCTTCGCCAAGTCTTGCGAAGTCAGCTGAAAGAATTGAAGGGGCTATGACAAGAGACTTTGAGCTCATCGATCTTCTAGAAGTGGGGTCGATTCTAAGAATTGGACGTACTAGTACCTGCTGGAGTTACTTGCACTGATACAGTTAGCCCCGCTAAAGAGCTGAGAACCATTGCGGTATCGGGCCACTGCAATTGAACGGTTTAATCCGTTCTCTTTCAGAGATTAACCCAGCCACAATCAAAGCTTTTTTCAAAAACATCCCAATCGCCGCTTAGTCTGTGGACCGCACCCTTATCCAGGAAATTCTCGAAGTAGTAGAGCAAGCGGCCATCGCTTCTGCAAAGTTGACCGGTTTAGGTAAAAAAGACGAGGCTGATGCTGCTGCTGTTGAAGCCATGCGAGACCGCATGGGACAGATTGCAATGCAAGGGCGAATCGTTATTGGTGAAGGTGAACGTGATGAAGCACCCATGCTTTATATCGGCGAAGAGGTAGGAAGCGGTAAGGGGCCTGGAGTTGACTTTGCGGTTGATCCATGTGAAGGAACCAACCTTTGCGCTAACAATCAGAGAGGTTCCATGGCTGTTTTGGCAGCCTCCGATCGAGGTGGGTTATTTAATGCTCCTGATTTTTATATGAAAAAGTTAGCTGCTCCACCTTCAGCAAAAGGAAAGGTTGATATTAGGAAGTCCGCCACAGAGAACATCAAAATCCTTAGTGAATGTTTGGGCCTTGCGATTAGTGAACTGACTATCGTTGTTATGGATAGGACCAGGCACAAGGACCTAATAGCTGAAATCCGTTCAACAGGTGCAAGAGTTCAACCAATTTCAGATGGTGATGTACAGGCGGCTATTGCCTGTGGATTTGCTGGGACTGGAACACATTGTCTTATGGGTATAGGAGCAGCTCCCGAGGGCGTTATCTCAGCTGCTGCAATGAGAGCTCTTGGTGGTCATTTTCAGGGTCAATTGGTTTATGACCCTGCTATTGCTCAAACAAGTGAATGGGCCGATTACACAAAAGAGGGAAATATTTCTCGTCTGAACGAAATGGGTATAACTGATATTGATAAAATTTATGAGGCTGAGGAGCTTGCTTCAGGGGAAAATGTCGTCTTTGCAGGAAGCGGGATTACAGATGGTTTGCTGTTCCATGGGGTTAAGTTTGAAACTGATTGCACTCGTACAAGCAGTCTTGTAATTAGTACCTTGGACAACACTGCTCGCTTCACCAATACTGTTCACATCAAGGAAGGCGCTAAAAGCATCGCCTTGAGCTGAATTTTTTCAAGCAAAGGACTTCCGGTATTTATTTATGCACATTGCCGTAGTCGGTCTAAGTCATCGAACGGCACCTGTGGAAATCCGTGAGAAACTCAGTATCCCTGAGCAGAACATGAAGATTTCTCTTAAAACCCTTACGGGTAATGAGCAGGTCCTCGAGGCATCAATTCTCAGCACATGTAATCGGCTAGAGATATATACATTGGTTAGGAATCAAGAGAAGGGGATTTTTGCGGTCAAGGATTTTTTAAGTTCTCATTCAGGTCTTCCTCAGGAAGAACTTAATCCTCATTTATTTACTTTCAACCAAGAGGAGGCAGTTTCTCACTTGATGAGAGTTGCTGCTGGTCTTGATAGTTTGGTCTTAGGCGAAGGACAAATTCTTTCTCAAGTAAAGAAGATGGTTCGCCTTGGGCAGGAATATCAGTCTATGGGCCCAATCTTGAATCGACTTTTAACGCAGGCTGTTAGTACTGGTAAGCGAGTAAGGAGTGAAACCAACCTTGGCACTGGAGCTGTTTCAATTAGTTCAGCCGCTGTT harbors:
- the glpX gene encoding class II fructose-bisphosphatase codes for the protein MDRTLIQEILEVVEQAAIASAKLTGLGKKDEADAAAVEAMRDRMGQIAMQGRIVIGEGERDEAPMLYIGEEVGSGKGPGVDFAVDPCEGTNLCANNQRGSMAVLAASDRGGLFNAPDFYMKKLAAPPSAKGKVDIRKSATENIKILSECLGLAISELTIVVMDRTRHKDLIAEIRSTGARVQPISDGDVQAAIACGFAGTGTHCLMGIGAAPEGVISAAAMRALGGHFQGQLVYDPAIAQTSEWADYTKEGNISRLNEMGITDIDKIYEAEELASGENVVFAGSGITDGLLFHGVKFETDCTRTSSLVISTLDNTARFTNTVHIKEGAKSIALS